The following are encoded in a window of Ruminiclostridium herbifermentans genomic DNA:
- a CDS encoding copper amine oxidase N-terminal domain-containing protein encodes MKIVISYIITLAMILSMSLTIGVSTSEAANNITITVIVNGSKIKFPDTQPCLDGNNRVQVPVRFVSEALGASVSWVGSNKSVVVVKGKDKVTLYADKKNYTVNGVNKTMDTIATNKNGRILVPIRFVSEALGAVVTWDGTTHTVNITIKEDQNFGDELGTNPNPDRAITLEEKKRLDAYALNIGDNSGLGFTKTNQEFIEEMNKLDSSRITDYIEFATGAIDAFWNVDYTRGEKVFKDALRPYSSSELALDRWWEDYDNDKVIVKGKFYTDTSMIYEDASGSVRVRGIIRCYLTSCSDIESGFGKGAKLNTWLEMDIDVKIGYLGGSKYFYQKVIPLSDNRYI; translated from the coding sequence ATGAAAATAGTTATTTCGTACATTATTACACTAGCAATGATACTGTCAATGAGCTTGACAATAGGGGTATCAACATCAGAAGCAGCAAATAATATAACCATTACTGTTATAGTAAACGGAAGTAAGATAAAATTTCCAGACACACAGCCATGCTTAGATGGAAATAACAGAGTACAGGTACCGGTAAGATTTGTTAGTGAAGCATTAGGAGCTTCTGTATCATGGGTTGGAAGTAATAAATCTGTAGTTGTGGTAAAGGGCAAGGATAAGGTTACATTATATGCAGACAAGAAAAACTACACAGTTAATGGTGTAAACAAGACAATGGATACTATAGCGACCAATAAAAATGGAAGAATACTTGTACCTATACGCTTTGTAAGTGAAGCATTGGGAGCAGTTGTTACCTGGGATGGAACAACACATACAGTAAATATAACAATAAAAGAAGACCAGAATTTTGGGGACGAATTAGGGACAAATCCAAATCCAGACAGAGCGATAACTTTGGAAGAAAAAAAGAGGCTGGATGCATATGCCTTAAATATTGGTGACAATAGCGGGTTGGGATTTACCAAAACGAATCAAGAATTTATTGAGGAAATGAATAAATTAGATTCATCTCGTATAACAGACTACATAGAGTTCGCTACAGGTGCAATAGATGCATTTTGGAATGTTGACTACACAAGGGGAGAAAAAGTATTCAAAGATGCTCTTAGACCGTATTCATCTTCTGAGTTAGCTCTTGATAGATGGTGGGAAGATTATGATAACGATAAAGTTATAGTTAAGGGAAAGTTCTATACAGATACGTCTATGATATATGAAGATGCATCAGGGTCAGTAAGAGTAAGGGGGATAATACGGTGTTATTTAACATCATGTTCGGATATTGAAAGTGGATTCGGAAAGGGAGCAAAACTAAATACATGGCTTGAGATGGATATTGATGTTAAAATTGGATACTTAGGTGGAAGTAAATATTTCTATCAAAAGGTTATTCCTCTTAGTGATAACAGATATATTTAG